A portion of the Nitrospira sp. genome contains these proteins:
- a CDS encoding 2,3-bisphosphoglycerate-dependent phosphoglycerate mutase: MARLILLRHGESQWNLENRFTGWVDVPLSERGFREAKNAGEKLRGFTFDRAFTSVLTRATETLRLALETIGQTQIPIQKDKALNERMYGDLQGLNKAETAKKYGDEQVKIWRRSYDVRPPGGESLKDTAERVLPYYEKTIKPHVLKGETILIAAHGNSLRALVMELEQLSREQVLELNIPTGAPLFYELDGSGKVVSHRYL, translated from the coding sequence ATGGCGCGGTTGATATTATTGCGGCACGGAGAATCGCAGTGGAATCTTGAAAATCGCTTTACGGGATGGGTCGACGTCCCGTTATCAGAACGGGGATTCCGAGAAGCCAAGAACGCCGGCGAGAAACTCCGCGGATTCACCTTCGACCGCGCATTCACTTCGGTGCTGACGAGAGCCACCGAAACATTACGGCTCGCGCTCGAGACCATCGGTCAGACGCAGATTCCCATTCAAAAGGACAAAGCGCTGAACGAACGAATGTACGGTGATCTTCAAGGGTTGAATAAGGCGGAAACAGCGAAGAAATACGGTGATGAACAGGTGAAAATTTGGCGGCGCAGCTATGATGTCCGTCCTCCCGGCGGAGAAAGCCTGAAGGATACCGCCGAGCGGGTGCTGCCGTACTATGAGAAGACGATCAAGCCTCACGTCTTGAAAGGGGAAACAATCCTCATCGCCGCCCACGGAAATAGTCTGCGAGCCCTGGTCATGGAACTGGAACAGCTGTCGCGGGAGCAGGTGCTGGAACTCAATATTCCGACAGGAGCTCCTTTGTTCTACGAACTCGACGGCAGCGGGAAGGTCGTGAGCCACCGGTACCTATAG
- the ttcA gene encoding tRNA 2-thiocytidine(32) synthetase TtcA has protein sequence MSRSPYRGLAAPKLAEAAERLQIQLLRQVGQTIGDYGLIEAGDKIMVCLSGGKDSYGLLDLLLVLQRKAPIRFDLVAVNLDQKQPGFPAHVLPEYLTAIGVPFHIEARDTYSIVKRLIPDGQTTCSLCSRLRRGHLYRIAGELGVTKIALGHHRDDILETLLLNLLFTGKLKTMPPKLRSKDKRHLIIRPLAAVREADLARYATLRGFPIIPCDLCGSQPNLKRKQVKEFLCNWEHRAPGCTDSMFAALSNVAPSLLLDRGLFDFGSLDPSSDGVGNEDAWLDEDQAAPV, from the coding sequence ATGTCGCGATCGCCCTATCGTGGTCTCGCAGCACCCAAACTCGCCGAAGCCGCAGAACGGCTTCAAATTCAGTTGCTGCGTCAAGTCGGCCAGACTATTGGCGACTATGGTTTGATCGAAGCAGGCGACAAGATCATGGTGTGCCTGTCGGGCGGGAAGGATAGCTATGGGCTGCTGGACTTGCTGCTCGTCCTGCAGAGGAAAGCTCCGATTCGATTCGATCTAGTTGCCGTCAACCTGGATCAGAAACAGCCCGGGTTCCCGGCCCACGTGCTGCCCGAGTATCTCACGGCCATAGGAGTCCCGTTTCATATTGAGGCGCGCGACACCTATTCGATCGTGAAGCGCTTGATTCCGGATGGTCAGACGACCTGTTCACTCTGCTCAAGACTCCGACGTGGTCATCTCTATCGTATCGCCGGAGAGTTGGGAGTCACCAAGATCGCACTGGGGCATCATCGGGACGACATCCTTGAGACACTCCTGCTCAACCTCTTGTTCACAGGAAAGCTGAAGACCATGCCGCCGAAGTTACGATCGAAGGATAAGAGGCACTTGATCATTCGGCCTTTGGCAGCGGTGCGAGAAGCCGATCTGGCTCGTTACGCCACGCTACGGGGGTTTCCGATCATTCCTTGCGATCTTTGCGGCTCCCAGCCAAATCTCAAGCGCAAGCAGGTCAAGGAATTCCTGTGTAACTGGGAACATCGCGCCCCGGGATGTACGGACAGCATGTTTGCTGCTCTTTCAAACGTCGCTCCGTCGCTGCTCCTGGACAGAGGATTATTCGACTTCGGCTCACTGGACCCGAGTAGCGACGGCGTCGGCAACGAAGATGCCTGGCTCGACGAAGACCAAGCGGCTCCAGTCTGA
- a CDS encoding putative zinc-binding metallopeptidase → MPKIERGESFHEDSSRTGPPWMTWGDEELLDLPIRRLGVSLHSPFLTAQIERLHRELEAKRLRFRPHCWLSNEWFTPDGVPGIAIPFYLAHPRLIKLELVQMLEVEGGTPEWCMRILRHEAGHALENAYRIRRLHNRQRIFGRSSEPYPKYYSPRPYSRSYVRHLDLWYAQSHPDEDFAETFAVWLTPDSMWSDRYKGWPVLRKLQYMDGLMRELAGVEPTVTTTETVDPLHSLKLTLREHYDRKRAHYGIERPSFYDPDLKRLFSDAPLHADRMSAATFLKRFRREVRRKVAGWTGEYQYTIDQVLEDMILRCQQLRLRVPVPEEQVKLDFTILLTVHTMNYLRSGRHKVAV, encoded by the coding sequence ATGCCGAAGATCGAACGGGGGGAAAGTTTCCATGAAGATTCTAGTCGAACGGGACCTCCCTGGATGACGTGGGGAGATGAAGAACTCCTTGATCTGCCGATTCGACGACTAGGTGTCAGTCTTCACAGTCCGTTCTTGACCGCTCAGATCGAACGATTGCATCGGGAACTCGAAGCGAAGCGGCTGCGGTTTCGACCGCATTGTTGGTTATCGAATGAATGGTTCACGCCCGATGGAGTGCCGGGGATTGCCATTCCGTTCTACCTCGCTCATCCACGGTTGATCAAACTTGAGCTGGTTCAAATGCTTGAGGTTGAAGGCGGCACACCTGAATGGTGTATGAGGATTCTTCGTCACGAAGCAGGCCATGCGCTCGAAAATGCCTATCGTATCAGGAGGCTTCACAACCGCCAGCGCATTTTTGGACGGTCTTCGGAACCATACCCGAAATACTACAGTCCTCGTCCCTACAGTCGGAGTTACGTACGCCATCTGGATCTCTGGTATGCGCAAAGCCATCCCGATGAAGACTTTGCCGAGACCTTCGCTGTTTGGTTGACTCCGGACTCGATGTGGTCCGACCGGTACAAAGGGTGGCCTGTGCTGCGCAAGCTTCAATATATGGATGGTCTCATGAGGGAACTCGCAGGTGTCGAGCCCACGGTCACCACGACGGAGACGGTCGATCCTCTGCATTCGCTCAAGCTGACACTGAGGGAACATTATGACCGCAAGCGGGCCCATTATGGTATTGAACGGCCATCGTTCTACGATCCCGATCTGAAGCGACTATTTTCCGATGCGCCCCTGCACGCCGATCGGATGAGCGCAGCCACCTTCTTGAAACGGTTTCGCCGGGAAGTTCGGCGAAAAGTCGCCGGATGGACCGGGGAGTATCAATACACAATCGATCAGGTCCTTGAAGATATGATCCTCCGTTGCCAGCAGTTGCGGCTGAGAGTCCCGGTCCCGGAGGAACAGGTCAAGCTGGATTTTACGATTTTGCTGACCGTGCATACGATGAACTACCTGCGAAGCGGACGTCATAAGGTAGCTGTATGA
- a CDS encoding ATP-grasp domain-containing protein: protein MHEDLVPPDHPTGQDLKHMQWKTEYDVVNTLRKLGHVVRPLGVKNDLGVIRAAVEEWKPHIAFNLLEEFDGVAVYDQNVVSYLELLRVPYTGCNPRGLMLARDKVLSKKLFSFHRIPFPDFMMVPQGRSVKRPSWLSFPLIVKSVTEEASLGISQASIVEDDEKLKERVIFVHQSLETGALIERYIEGRELYVGVMGNGHLHVFPVWELRMDKLPEEARRIATERVKWSRKYQEKYGITSKEARNLPGGKAAEIQHLAKRVYRALGLSGYARIDMRMDKTGRLYVLEANPNPQIAEDEDFADSAGKADYQYKELLQELLGVGLRWRPAKAA from the coding sequence ATGCATGAGGACTTGGTCCCTCCGGATCATCCGACCGGACAGGACTTGAAGCACATGCAGTGGAAGACTGAATACGATGTCGTGAACACGCTCCGAAAGCTCGGCCACGTCGTAAGACCGCTGGGTGTCAAGAATGATTTGGGGGTCATTCGGGCTGCGGTCGAGGAATGGAAACCGCACATCGCGTTCAATCTTTTGGAGGAATTCGATGGAGTGGCGGTCTATGACCAGAACGTCGTCTCGTATCTTGAACTCCTCCGGGTCCCTTATACCGGATGCAACCCTCGTGGATTGATGCTCGCGCGAGACAAAGTTCTGTCGAAGAAACTATTCTCATTCCATCGTATTCCATTCCCCGATTTTATGATGGTGCCGCAGGGGCGTAGCGTGAAGCGTCCGAGCTGGTTGTCGTTCCCGCTCATTGTGAAGTCGGTGACCGAGGAGGCTTCCCTTGGTATCTCTCAGGCGTCCATTGTGGAGGACGATGAGAAACTGAAGGAACGGGTCATCTTTGTTCACCAGAGTCTTGAGACGGGAGCGCTGATCGAGCGCTACATTGAAGGGCGGGAGTTGTATGTTGGTGTGATGGGCAATGGACATCTCCATGTATTTCCTGTGTGGGAGCTGAGAATGGATAAGCTTCCGGAGGAGGCGCGTCGCATTGCAACAGAGCGTGTCAAATGGAGCCGCAAGTACCAGGAGAAGTATGGGATCACGTCCAAGGAAGCCAGAAACTTACCGGGCGGGAAGGCGGCGGAGATCCAGCACCTTGCGAAGCGTGTCTATCGTGCGTTAGGCCTCAGCGGTTATGCGCGCATCGACATGCGGATGGACAAAACCGGGCGATTATACGTGCTAGAGGCCAATCCTAACCCCCAAATCGCAGAAGACGAAGATTTTGCTGATTCAGCTGGCAAGGCCGATTATCAGTACAAAGAACTTCTGCAAGAATTGCTTGGCGTCGGACTTCGCTGGAGGCCCGCTAAGGCGGCCTAA